From a single Nicotiana tabacum cultivar K326 chromosome 8, ASM71507v2, whole genome shotgun sequence genomic region:
- the LOC142163251 gene encoding uncharacterized protein LOC142163251 gives MDTSYNFLLGRPWILAAWVVPSTLHQMVKFEHEDQEIVVHGEDEQSIYREPSVPCLEAREGSEHIVYQALEVVVVDQCEEGNPCPQLFLSNASIMVAKEMIRHGYKPEKGLKTSLQGITEPITPAASEKFFGVGFQPTPTDGKWADDRKNNGWQKQIKFKTDISDNIKEEVTKQLKAGVIQVVRYTTWLANVVPVPKIDGKTRVCVDYRDLNKASPKDNFPLANIHILVDNCAKHEIQSFMDCYVGYYQVLMDEEDAEKTAFTIPWGTYCYSVVPFGPKNAGMQSKGTMYNPSAAITLSDWDNEGFHFRYPKHSNPLLTL, from the exons ATGGATACTTCCtataatttcctcttgggaagACCTTGGATTCTTGCAGCATGGGTTgtaccttctactctccaccagatggtgaaattcgaGCATGAAGATCAGGAGATTGTAGTTCACGGAGAAGATGAGCAGTCAATCTACCGGGAGCCGTCAGTCCCATGTCTCGAAGCTAGAGAAGGAAGTGAACATATAGTCTATCAAGCTTTAGAGGTTGTGGTCGTAGACcaatgtgaagaaggaaaccCTTGTCCTCAACTCTTTCTCTCAAATGCATCAattatggttgccaaagaaatgaTCAGACATGGTTACAAACCCGAGAAGGGGCTTAAGACTTCATTGCAAGGAATTACTGAACCTATCACCCCGGCTGCTAGTGAGAAGTTCTTTGGAGTAGGTTTCCAACCCACGCCAACTGATGGAAAATGGGCAGATGACCGAAAGAAcaatggttgg CAAAAGCAAataaagttcaaaactgatattaGTGACAATatcaaagaagaagttaccaaacaGTTGAAAGCGGGGGTGATCCAAGTGGTACGATACACCACATGGCTGGCTAATGTAGTTCCCGTACCAAAGATAGATGGGAAAACTCGGGTGTGCGTTGACTAtcgagatctgaacaaagcaagtcccaaagacaacttcCCTTTGGCGAACATCCACATTCtcgttgacaactgtgccaaacatgagatacagtctttcatgGATTGTTATGTTGGGTATTATCAGgttttaatggatgaggaagatgcagaaaagacagcatttacaATACCTTGGGGCACCTATTGCTACAGTGTCGTGCCTTTTGGTccgaagaatgccggg atgcagtcaaaaggtactatgtatAATCCTTCTGCAGCAATAACATTATCTGATTGGGATAACGAAGGCTTTCATTTTCGCTACCCCAAACATTccaatcctttgctaaccctttga